The stretch of DNA GGGAAATCCGTATGCCAATTGATAACCATGGATTTAGTAAACAGTTTGGCTGGGTGGAAGATAAATTCGGTGTTAACTGGCAATTAAATGTTGAATAATAAATAATTTAAATAAAACACCCCTTAGATGGATTAATATATATGTCCTATCTAAGGGGTGTTATTATTTCTAGAATATTCTTCTAAGCTAAGTTAATTGAAATTCTTTGGCGAGTAACTCAATTGCTGTTTTTCGATTCTCGATTCCAGGAATGTTAGGAATCAATATAACTTCATCACAGTTATATTTGGCAATCAGTTTTTGAATTTCTTCCTTTACGTAATTCGAGTCGCCTATTATAGCTCTCTTACGGATATTATTTATTTTTTGTTTTTCAAAAGGACTAAAATGTTTGTTAGAAGCTGTAAGGACGTTTGGGAAGAATGGCGGATTCTTAGCAGTCTCTAATGACGCCATCCATAAATCAAAGGATTTAGCTAGCTGTTCAGCTTCGTCTGTCGTTTTTCCGACAACGACAAATACAGCAATAGAAACAATTGGTTTTTCATGAAACAGAGATGGTTTAAATTGTTTTCGATACGTATTAACGATTTCGATTCCTACATCAAAAGGTTTAATAAAATGCGCGTATGTGAAAGCCGTACCAAGTTCCGCAGCAATTTTCGTACTTGAACCTCCTGCACCTAGCATCCACATTTCTGGTCTTGTGGCAGTCACTGGTGTAGCGATTAGTTTTTGGAAACGATGACTTGATTCTTTATCATCACTTATATACTTTTGGATATCTCTTACTTGTTGCTCATACGTTAATCGTTCTTCTTTTTCCTCATTTAAAGCATGGTTTACTAATCTTCCTCCTGTACTATTTCCAATACCCAAATCAATCCGATTAGGGTGAATTGCTTCCAAAGTGCGAAAAATCTCAGAAACTTTAAAGGGGCTATAATGAGGGAGCATAATTCCACCAGAACCGATCCGTATATTCTTCGTTTGTCCAGCTAGATGCATCATTAATAATTCAGGTGAACTACTGGCAATCGAAAGAGCATGATGCTGTTCCGGTACCCAAAAGCGATGATATCCCAAATCATCAGCGAGCTTTGCTAATTCTGTCGTGTCATGAATTGCATCTATAGCTGTTTTTCCTTCATCTATTAATAGATAATCTAAGATGTTTAGACGTGTCATTACTTTCTATCCTCCGTTCGTTATTTATTAATTATTATTTGCTTATACAATTTATTCTAAACGATGGAGGGGAAAGAGTAGAGTTATACGTTTACAACAAGTATGAGCTAGAAGAAAATCTATACTAACTTTGTTCGATTCTCACTGACCTTTTTCCTGTGATACATAAGATTTTATCGCGTGATTCTTAGCTTTCTGATGCGATCGTTGTTTTACTAATACGAGAATTTCATAGGGATGTAGTGTTGTTTGTTCGCCAATAACCACTTGTTCATTCCTTTTAATAAATTCATTACTAACAGCGACTTTCCAATTTGCAGAAGAAGGTAACTGTAAATCATAGCAAGTATTTGTTGGATTGATATAGATGGTAATATCTGCATCATTGTCTAAAAGCGTGTATCCGAAAACCGGATGAATGGTAGGGAGGATATGAACATAATTGTTTATATCTTCAACACTTGGTAAACGAAATACCGGATATCTTTTTCGGAGTTCAATCAATGTACGAACAAAAGCAATCGATTCTTCTTCCGTTTCTCGTTGACTCCAATTGAGTTGGTTAATATTATCGCCAGATTGATAACTGTTTTCGTCTCCGTGTTTTGTCCGATACCACTCTTGCCCCGCATGAAGAAAAGGAATGCCTTGGCTGAGGATTGTTATAGCAGTAGCCAGTTGGTGTGTTTTTTTTCGTTCATCTACGGTGAAATGAGAATTGGTAATAGATAACCGATCCCAAAGCGTGTGATTGTCATGGCATTCAACATAATTAACGATTTGACCTGGATTTTCAGCAAAGGGTATACCATATTTACTTAACACACAACCGGTCACTAAATGCGGTAGATGTTCTACATGCATACCTTCTCCATTCACATACCCTTTTGAATCAGCTGCAAATAGATTTCCTTTTAAGGTATCACGAAAAAAATCATTAAAGAAAGCTATTCCTGTTAATTCGTGTGCTTGATTTGGTGTGGATTTTTGATTCGCAGGTAACGCAGTAGGTAAATCCCACCCTTCTCCTAGCAGCAATATAAATTCTTTCTCTTTCTGACAACGTTTTTGTATTTCCTGCATAGTAGTCACATCTATCGCTCCCATAAGGTCAAAACGAAAACCATCTACATTATATTCATTTAAAAAATAATCAATCGTGTCTAATATAAATTTTCTTGCCATTAATTTTTCACTAGCAAAATCGTTTCCTACCCCCGTACCATTACTTAATTCTCCATTGTCGTGATATCTAAAAAAATAACCTGGAACCATTTTTTCAAAAGAGGAATGGTCAATTTGGAATACATGGTTGTATACGACATCCAAGATGACGGATAGGTTATCCTCATGACAGGAATCTATACAAGATTTAAGTTCATTTATTCGTGAAAGGGGGTTAGTTGGGTTGGATGAATAGCTTCCTTCTGGTGCTTGAAAAAATAATGGATCATAACCCCAGTTATATGAATTATTGGGATGCAGGTCATCGACTCTAGCAAAATCATTTACAGGTAGTAATTGCACATGTGTAATTCCGAGTTCGTTTATATAACACCTGCCAGTTGAATATCCTAGATTGGTTACGGTATTTGATTCAGTTAGTCCGAGATAATTTCCTTTATTGTTGATTCCACTATTTTCATGTGTGGATAAGTCTCTCAGATGTAATTCATAAATTATCGCATCTTGGAATTTAGTAATTTTATTTGGGCGTTGATGATTTAAAGCGTTAGTTCGATTAAGGTCTATAATTACTCCTTCAGTACTATTTGCAGTGACTGATTTTGCGTAAGGATCGATAACTTCCTGAGTGAAATCATTGATCGTAATTTGATATATATAGGTCGTGCGATGAAAGTCTCCATCAAGGCTTATTGACCAGCTTCCATCTTGATTCCTATCTAAAAGATAGAAGTTATTTTTTATCTGTAAATGTACAGCAGTTGCTACTGGAGACCAAATGGAAAAGGAAGTGGACTTGTTATTACAAAACGCACCTAACTTTCGATTTGTAAAAAAATTATCTTCAAACCACTTTGTTCGTGTGATTTTACGAGTATATATAGGGATTTCTAATTCGTTCCATACAAGCACTAAATCTCTTCCAATAGGGAGCGGGTTATCTAATTCAACGATTATCTCTTTTTCATCACGATGGTTTATATTAGCGTTGTAATAATGAGTATTTGTTGATCTTTCTGTAATACGTACAGGAGTATTTGGCTTGTTTAAAAAATTGGATGATGGATGTTCAATGATTAATCGATGTACATCGTCATACC from Oceanobacillus iheyensis HTE831 encodes:
- the pulA gene encoding type I pullulanase, with amino-acid sequence MTDSIIAWYDDVHRLIIEHPSSNFLNKPNTPVRITERSTNTHYYNANINHRDEKEIIVELDNPLPIGRDLVLVWNELEIPIYTRKITRTKWFEDNFFTNRKLGAFCNNKSTSFSIWSPVATAVHLQIKNNFYLLDRNQDGSWSISLDGDFHRTTYIYQITINDFTQEVIDPYAKSVTANSTEGVIIDLNRTNALNHQRPNKITKFQDAIIYELHLRDLSTHENSGINNKGNYLGLTESNTVTNLGYSTGRCYINELGITHVQLLPVNDFARVDDLHPNNSYNWGYDPLFFQAPEGSYSSNPTNPLSRINELKSCIDSCHEDNLSVILDVVYNHVFQIDHSSFEKMVPGYFFRYHDNGELSNGTGVGNDFASEKLMARKFILDTIDYFLNEYNVDGFRFDLMGAIDVTTMQEIQKRCQKEKEFILLLGEGWDLPTALPANQKSTPNQAHELTGIAFFNDFFRDTLKGNLFAADSKGYVNGEGMHVEHLPHLVTGCVLSKYGIPFAENPGQIVNYVECHDNHTLWDRLSITNSHFTVDERKKTHQLATAITILSQGIPFLHAGQEWYRTKHGDENSYQSGDNINQLNWSQRETEEESIAFVRTLIELRKRYPVFRLPSVEDINNYVHILPTIHPVFGYTLLDNDADITIYINPTNTCYDLQLPSSANWKVAVSNEFIKRNEQVVIGEQTTLHPYEILVLVKQRSHQKAKNHAIKSYVSQEKGQ
- a CDS encoding LLM class flavin-dependent oxidoreductase is translated as MTRLNILDYLLIDEGKTAIDAIHDTTELAKLADDLGYHRFWVPEQHHALSIASSSPELLMMHLAGQTKNIRIGSGGIMLPHYSPFKVSEIFRTLEAIHPNRIDLGIGNSTGGRLVNHALNEEKEERLTYEQQVRDIQKYISDDKESSHRFQKLIATPVTATRPEMWMLGAGGSSTKIAAELGTAFTYAHFIKPFDVGIEIVNTYRKQFKPSLFHEKPIVSIAVFVVVGKTTDEAEQLAKSFDLWMASLETAKNPPFFPNVLTASNKHFSPFEKQKINNIRKRAIIGDSNYVKEEIQKLIAKYNCDEVILIPNIPGIENRKTAIELLAKEFQLT